From a single Paenibacillus sp. FSL R5-0345 genomic region:
- the glgA gene encoding glycogen synthase GlgA yields the protein MKVLFAAAEAHPFVKTGGLADVIGALPKALKGAGVDVRVILPKYRGIPEKFTSKMEHITEVYVPIGWRNQYCGIEHMVYDGIPVYFIDNEYYFGRDGIYGYMDDGERFAFYNRAVLECLPAIDFQPDVLHCHDWHAAVIPMLLQGHYRHNPFYSEMRSVFTIHNLLYQGVFPYEVLGELLGLDSSYFGGVEYYGNVNFLKGGIVYSDRVTTVSPTYSEEIRTPYYGYGLDGLLNARADVLSGIVNGIDTKSYNPATDTSLVTRYRSNLAKKTENKLALQEELGLPVDANIPMVAMVTRLVDSKGLDLLTRVLDELLYNDDIQFVLLGTGDESYERWFKEATWRYPTKLSSQILFNDALSRKIYAASDIFLMPSKFEPCGISQLLALRYGSIPVVRETGGLNDTVQAYNEESGEGNGFTFSNYNAHDMMFTLRRAISLFKQPEHWKKITKNAFAGDYSWNVSAQQYIDIYNEITD from the coding sequence ATGAAAGTTTTATTTGCCGCAGCTGAAGCTCATCCATTTGTCAAAACGGGTGGCCTGGCCGATGTCATTGGGGCATTACCTAAAGCGCTGAAGGGTGCCGGGGTGGATGTACGAGTGATTTTGCCCAAATATCGTGGGATTCCTGAAAAGTTTACTTCGAAAATGGAACATATAACGGAAGTTTATGTGCCAATCGGCTGGCGTAATCAATACTGTGGGATCGAACATATGGTTTATGACGGTATTCCGGTATACTTTATTGACAATGAGTACTATTTTGGGCGGGACGGAATTTACGGATATATGGATGATGGTGAACGCTTCGCGTTTTATAATCGTGCGGTGCTGGAGTGCCTACCGGCTATTGATTTTCAGCCTGATGTCTTGCATTGCCATGATTGGCATGCGGCTGTGATCCCAATGCTGCTTCAGGGACATTATCGACACAATCCATTTTACAGCGAAATGCGAAGTGTATTTACTATACATAACCTGTTGTATCAGGGAGTGTTTCCTTATGAGGTGCTTGGGGAGCTATTAGGTCTGGATAGCAGTTATTTTGGAGGCGTGGAGTATTACGGGAATGTGAATTTCTTAAAAGGTGGCATTGTATACAGCGATCGAGTCACCACCGTTAGTCCAACCTACTCAGAAGAAATCCGGACCCCATATTATGGTTATGGGCTGGATGGATTGTTGAATGCGAGAGCGGATGTGTTAAGCGGTATTGTGAATGGGATTGATACGAAAAGTTATAACCCTGCAACTGATACAAGTCTTGTTACACGTTATCGTTCTAATCTGGCTAAGAAAACGGAGAACAAGCTAGCCCTGCAAGAGGAATTAGGATTACCTGTGGATGCTAATATCCCTATGGTTGCCATGGTTACTCGTCTTGTGGATTCCAAAGGCTTAGATCTGCTTACTCGAGTATTGGATGAGCTACTCTATAATGATGACATTCAATTTGTTCTGCTGGGAACGGGGGATGAGTCCTATGAGCGTTGGTTCAAGGAGGCAACTTGGCGTTATCCAACAAAGTTATCTTCACAAATCCTGTTTAATGATGCACTCTCACGCAAAATATATGCCGCTAGCGATATCTTTCTCATGCCTTCCAAGTTTGAACCTTGCGGGATCAGTCAACTTCTCGCATTGCGCTACGGAAGCATACCAGTAGTGCGGGAAACGGGTGGTTTAAATGACACTGTCCAAGCTTACAATGAAGAATCCGGTGAAGGTAATGGCTTCACGTTTAGCAACTACAACGCCCACGATATGATGTTTACGCTTCGCCGGGCGATCTCTTTATTTAAGCAGCCTGAGCACTGGAAAAAGATTACGAAAAACGCGTTCGCTGGCGATTACAGCTGGAATGTATCCGCTCAGCAGTACATTGATATTTATAATGAAATTACGGATTAA
- the glgB gene encoding 1,4-alpha-glucan branching protein GlgB, with product MAEIATIDTLPSAADIYLFHEGTNYRSYSMLGAHTAAEEGVTGVRFTVWAPHATYVGLAGDHNGWDGTQDMDSLYKIPDSGFWSRFFPGIEPGTFYKYRIVASDGSSFLKADPFAFKAEVRPATASVVTDLSGYRWGDAVWRRKSKAPYHQPMNIYEMHFGTWRQKEDGEFYSYKEMSELLIPYLVEMGYTHVEFMPLAEHPYDLSWGYQGTGYFAATSRYGEPHELMYLIDHLHQAGIGVILDWVPAHFAKDAHGLRMFDGSPLYEYADPMLAEKPGWGTLSFDFSKPEISSFLISNALFWFEYYHIDGMRVDAVTSMLRLDFEKQAHQYRRNVNGGLENLEAIKFIQNLNKAIFQYFPKALMMAEESSAWPGVTAPAHEGGLGFNYKWNMGWMNDTLGYIEHDFWGRPYHHNLLTFPICYAYAENYALPLSHDEVVHGKKSLLDKMPGSYEQKFAGLRQLLGYQISHPGKKLLFMGGEFGQFIEWKDQEQLDWLLLDYDSHRGMLAYTAALNKLYRSEKALWELDHSQEGYQWIDADDNEQSVISYMRKGKKPGDTLLFIINFQPAQRQQYRIGVPRQGTYEEIFSSEDVAFGGSGIHNAPQKSKKLEWHNQVNSIELTLPPLSFLVFKKTARVGKSKEANE from the coding sequence TTGGCTGAAATAGCAACAATCGATACCCTTCCGTCAGCTGCTGATATTTATTTGTTCCATGAGGGCACCAATTATCGCAGCTATTCTATGCTGGGTGCGCACACTGCCGCTGAAGAAGGCGTTACGGGCGTGCGCTTTACCGTGTGGGCTCCTCATGCGACATATGTAGGACTAGCTGGTGATCATAACGGCTGGGATGGAACACAGGACATGGACTCGTTATATAAGATACCCGATTCAGGATTTTGGAGTCGTTTTTTTCCGGGAATAGAGCCGGGAACTTTTTACAAATACAGGATTGTTGCCAGTGATGGCTCAAGCTTCCTAAAAGCTGATCCATTTGCCTTCAAAGCTGAGGTTCGCCCGGCGACTGCATCCGTTGTTACGGATCTCAGTGGTTACCGATGGGGGGATGCGGTATGGCGGAGAAAGAGTAAAGCTCCATATCATCAACCGATGAACATTTATGAGATGCATTTTGGAACTTGGCGTCAAAAAGAAGACGGAGAATTTTACAGCTATAAAGAAATGAGTGAATTATTAATTCCTTATTTGGTGGAAATGGGCTATACCCATGTTGAGTTTATGCCGCTGGCGGAGCATCCATACGATTTATCTTGGGGCTATCAAGGAACGGGGTATTTCGCGGCGACGAGTCGATATGGTGAACCCCACGAGTTGATGTATTTAATCGATCATCTGCATCAAGCTGGAATAGGTGTGATTCTGGATTGGGTTCCGGCTCATTTTGCAAAGGATGCTCACGGTTTAAGAATGTTTGATGGTTCACCGCTTTATGAATATGCAGATCCGATGTTGGCGGAAAAACCAGGCTGGGGAACTCTTTCCTTTGATTTCAGCAAGCCAGAGATTTCTTCGTTTCTTATCTCAAACGCACTCTTTTGGTTTGAGTATTATCATATTGACGGGATGCGTGTAGATGCGGTTACCAGCATGCTTCGTCTCGATTTTGAAAAGCAGGCTCATCAATATCGGCGGAATGTGAATGGTGGTCTTGAGAATTTAGAGGCTATTAAGTTTATTCAGAATCTGAATAAAGCGATATTTCAGTATTTTCCTAAAGCATTGATGATGGCAGAAGAATCCAGTGCTTGGCCGGGAGTTACTGCGCCTGCTCATGAAGGTGGCCTAGGTTTCAATTACAAATGGAATATGGGATGGATGAATGATACATTGGGCTACATAGAACATGATTTCTGGGGGCGTCCATATCATCATAATTTATTAACTTTCCCAATATGTTATGCTTATGCCGAAAATTATGCATTACCGCTATCGCATGATGAGGTTGTACATGGTAAGAAGTCGTTGCTCGACAAAATGCCGGGTTCTTATGAACAAAAGTTCGCAGGACTTAGGCAGCTGCTTGGTTATCAAATATCCCATCCCGGAAAGAAACTCCTGTTTATGGGAGGAGAATTTGGTCAATTTATCGAATGGAAGGATCAGGAACAGCTGGATTGGCTGCTGCTGGACTATGACAGCCATCGTGGCATGCTAGCCTATACTGCTGCTCTAAATAAACTGTATCGCTCGGAGAAAGCTCTGTGGGAGCTTGACCATTCCCAAGAGGGTTATCAATGGATTGATGCAGATGACAATGAACAAAGCGTAATTTCATATATGCGTAAAGGTAAGAAGCCTGGAGATACCTTACTGTTTATCATCAATTTTCAACCTGCCCAGCGTCAACAGTATCGTATAGGTGTCCCACGTCAAGGGACTTATGAAGAAATCTTTAGCTCGGAAGATGTAGCATTCGGAGGCTCGGGTATACACAATGCACCTCAGAAGAGCAAAAAGCTGGAATGGCATAATCAGGTGAACAGCATAGAGCTAACATTACCGCCTCTTAGCTTCCTAGTGTTTAAGAAAACAGCACGAGTGGGTAAGAGTAAAGAGGCAAATGAGTAA
- a CDS encoding glucose-1-phosphate adenylyltransferase: protein MNNKKDCIAMLLAGGEGRRLAPLTSSMAKPAVPFGGQYKIIDFPLSNCVNSKIDTVGVLTQYEAESLHDHIGEGEPWGLHSQKDKGVTLLPSGVEGRDSYTGTADAIYKNIEYIDSCNPEHVLILSGDHIYHMDYRKMLEYHVGKAAKATISVMEVPWDEASRFGVMNVNDELKISEFAEKPKVPKSNLASMGIYLFEWAYLKEHLLRDAANPNSSHDFGKDVIPTMLDQNDDLFAYRFKGYWRDVGTVGSLWEAHMDLLQKNNGMKLDKAHWPMYSRIRRTKLSVHKPRVQIPSTDSLVNEFCTQEGSLQRSVIFNGVEIGKMSQIKQSVIMPGVRIGRGVQIENAIIGEGAIIKDGTVIKGSINNIVVVGPYETVAPKPAVRNQPSRLFQDVYEKTGRLREVLPS, encoded by the coding sequence ATGAATAACAAAAAAGATTGTATCGCCATGCTCTTGGCAGGAGGGGAAGGCCGTAGATTGGCTCCCTTAACTTCCAGTATGGCTAAGCCTGCAGTCCCTTTCGGTGGACAGTACAAAATTATTGATTTCCCACTAAGTAATTGTGTAAATTCCAAAATTGATACAGTAGGTGTCCTGACACAGTATGAAGCTGAATCCTTGCATGATCACATCGGAGAAGGTGAACCTTGGGGCTTACATAGTCAAAAGGACAAAGGCGTCACCCTGCTTCCTTCCGGTGTTGAAGGCAGAGATAGCTATACAGGAACTGCTGATGCGATTTATAAGAACATTGAATATATCGATAGCTGCAATCCAGAACATGTACTCATTCTATCCGGTGACCATATTTACCATATGGATTATCGGAAAATGCTAGAATATCATGTAGGGAAAGCTGCAAAAGCCACCATCTCCGTGATGGAAGTACCGTGGGATGAAGCCAGTCGTTTTGGCGTAATGAACGTAAATGATGAACTAAAAATTTCTGAGTTTGCGGAAAAACCTAAAGTACCTAAAAGTAATTTGGCTTCCATGGGTATTTACCTGTTTGAGTGGGCTTATCTGAAGGAGCACTTGTTGCGGGATGCAGCTAATCCGAATTCCAGTCATGACTTTGGTAAAGATGTTATACCAACGATGCTTGATCAGAATGATGATTTATTCGCTTACCGCTTCAAAGGATACTGGAGAGATGTTGGAACTGTGGGTAGTCTCTGGGAAGCTCACATGGACCTTCTGCAAAAAAACAATGGCATGAAGCTCGACAAAGCACATTGGCCGATGTACAGCCGGATCCGCCGGACTAAGCTATCTGTCCATAAACCACGTGTTCAGATCCCATCAACGGACTCACTCGTGAATGAATTCTGCACACAAGAAGGCAGCTTACAACGTTCTGTAATCTTCAACGGTGTAGAAATCGGCAAAATGAGCCAGATTAAACAAAGTGTTATTATGCCTGGCGTCCGCATTGGGCGTGGAGTACAGATTGAAAATGCCATTATTGGCGAAGGTGCAATTATTAAGGATGGGACTGTCATCAAGGGAAGTATAAATAATATTGTAGTCGTTGGGCCTTATGAGACCGTAGCTCCAAAGCCAGCGGTTCGGAACCAACCCTCCCGTCTATTTCAGGATGTTTATGAGAAGACAGGACGTCTACGGGAAGTTCTCCCTTCATAA
- a CDS encoding GNAT family N-acetyltransferase, which yields MDVLGNSIRIVRGEPDRTGDILSILQEAANWMELNGIKQWTPGQFNESDIAGYFNDRHVYLALVDDVVVGMFTLQFTDPQYWGDKNDEAYAYLHKLAVAGTHRSQGLGKHMLMYAVVLAKELGCRGLRFDTVAHNIKLNRYYQSMGFHYMGTNDMGNGRLVNLYEHFEETPDLDRLILRFMSESDFEHLKRWSLSPDYLKQWAGPSLTFPLDDDQLTKYLSGANHPANSDRLIFCAVHEATLEVVGHISFSTIDRSNRFARIGRAVVDPDCQGRGFGTRMMNEMLRIGFESMGMHRLSLGAFAFNTVALKTYEAVGFKREGVQREAALFGDQYVDCVEMSMLDREWTALQNS from the coding sequence ATGGATGTCTTGGGGAACTCAATTAGGATTGTTCGCGGAGAACCCGACCGGACAGGTGATATCTTAAGTATACTGCAGGAAGCAGCAAATTGGATGGAGCTAAACGGGATTAAACAATGGACTCCAGGACAATTCAATGAGTCTGATATTGCAGGCTATTTTAACGACAGGCATGTTTATCTTGCGCTTGTCGATGATGTTGTAGTTGGAATGTTCACGTTACAATTTACTGACCCTCAATACTGGGGAGATAAAAATGATGAGGCCTATGCTTATTTGCATAAGCTGGCTGTAGCGGGTACACATCGCAGTCAGGGACTTGGGAAGCATATGCTTATGTATGCTGTGGTGCTAGCTAAAGAACTTGGGTGCAGAGGACTCAGATTTGATACCGTCGCACACAACATTAAACTCAATCGTTATTATCAAAGCATGGGTTTTCATTACATGGGCACTAACGATATGGGAAATGGTCGTTTAGTGAACCTTTATGAGCATTTTGAGGAGACACCTGATCTCGATCGTCTGATTCTTAGATTTATGTCTGAATCGGACTTTGAACACTTGAAACGATGGAGTTTATCACCTGATTATCTGAAGCAGTGGGCTGGACCTTCACTAACCTTCCCACTTGACGATGACCAGCTTACTAAGTATTTGAGTGGAGCTAATCATCCAGCGAATTCTGACCGCTTGATCTTTTGTGCGGTGCATGAAGCTACTCTAGAGGTCGTGGGTCATATCAGCTTTTCAACCATAGACCGGTCTAATCGATTTGCACGAATAGGTAGGGCAGTTGTAGATCCAGATTGTCAGGGTAGAGGCTTTGGAACAAGGATGATGAATGAAATGCTTCGGATTGGATTTGAGAGCATGGGGATGCATAGACTTTCCCTGGGTGCATTTGCTTTCAACACTGTTGCCTTGAAAACTTACGAAGCCGTGGGCTTTAAGCGGGAGGGCGTTCAACGTGAGGCAGCGCTGTTTGGGGATCAATATGTAGATTGTGTGGAAATGAGCATGTTAGATAGAGAATGGACAGCACTTCAAAATTCATAA
- a CDS encoding sensor histidine kinase: MIKKGMRRQIVLHYILVVFLALLLVEVIFLLAIRTYYYDSVYSKIKNHITMAETFYHKYQLGGDNNSNQLQELLDRFSLNNTELEVLTLNGDMITSSTGFQPDRTITTSDVPEAVGGSIGRWVGRQSGTNESVMAVSKMLQIHGRDTYVLRYLTSLEGINNDLLNLTLLSIGIGAAVLAVVIVFSFGLANSIVKPLNNITAVSAQMAKGRFNVRIKGNYKFEIGDLASTLNYMAQEIVRSNQIKDDFISSISHELRTPLTSIKGWSETLISGGYDPEETKLGVSIISKESERLIGLVEEILDFSKLQQNQMKLSIGIVDVKVLLQETILNIWAKAEKKRIHLLLECEDGIYVKGDANRLKQVFLNLVDNAVKFSHEDSSIELSAKRLSSTETAIMVRDSGIGISEAHISRVKDRFFQVDALNGGTGLGLAISQQIVELHNGTLDMVSELGKGTEVTVILPLTEKPPEVVSDQVMPNQAILPDSDV; the protein is encoded by the coding sequence ATGATTAAGAAGGGGATGCGCAGGCAAATCGTTCTACACTACATTCTTGTAGTTTTTTTGGCGCTTCTCCTTGTAGAAGTTATCTTCTTGCTTGCCATCAGAACGTATTATTATGACAGTGTTTATAGCAAGATAAAAAACCACATTACCATGGCAGAGACGTTCTACCATAAATATCAGTTAGGTGGCGATAACAATTCGAACCAGCTGCAAGAGCTGCTGGATAGATTTTCGCTGAACAATACCGAACTGGAAGTATTGACCCTGAATGGGGATATGATTACCAGTTCAACTGGTTTTCAGCCTGACCGTACGATTACAACCAGTGACGTCCCAGAAGCAGTAGGAGGCAGTATTGGCCGCTGGGTAGGGCGCCAGAGTGGTACTAACGAGAGCGTTATGGCTGTATCTAAAATGTTACAGATTCACGGCCGTGATACGTATGTTCTAAGGTATCTTACTTCACTAGAAGGCATTAACAACGACTTGCTTAATCTTACATTACTGTCGATTGGAATAGGTGCAGCTGTCTTGGCTGTTGTTATCGTATTCAGCTTCGGACTTGCCAATTCTATCGTAAAACCGCTCAATAACATTACGGCGGTTTCAGCCCAGATGGCTAAGGGCAGATTTAATGTGCGAATTAAGGGGAATTACAAGTTTGAGATTGGTGATTTAGCTTCAACGCTGAATTATATGGCTCAAGAAATTGTGCGAAGCAATCAGATTAAGGATGATTTTATTTCTTCTATTTCACATGAGCTACGAACACCACTTACGAGTATCAAGGGCTGGAGTGAGACATTGATCTCTGGCGGCTATGATCCGGAGGAGACGAAGCTTGGTGTTAGTATTATTTCTAAAGAAAGTGAACGACTGATTGGTCTAGTGGAGGAGATTCTCGACTTTTCAAAGCTGCAGCAGAACCAAATGAAGCTATCCATTGGGATTGTTGACGTGAAAGTGTTACTTCAGGAGACGATACTGAATATTTGGGCTAAGGCGGAGAAGAAGCGTATCCACTTGCTTCTGGAATGTGAAGATGGGATCTATGTTAAAGGCGATGCTAATCGTCTAAAGCAAGTGTTCTTGAATCTGGTAGATAATGCTGTGAAGTTTTCCCATGAGGACTCCAGTATAGAATTGTCTGCGAAGAGACTGTCCTCAACTGAGACTGCTATCATGGTTCGTGATAGTGGAATTGGGATTAGTGAAGCGCATATCTCCAGAGTTAAAGACCGATTCTTTCAAGTGGATGCACTCAATGGGGGAACTGGCTTGGGGTTAGCGATCTCACAGCAGATTGTAGAACTTCATAATGGGACACTGGATATGGTAAGTGAGCTTGGAAAAGGGACGGAAGTTACCGTAATCTTACCACTTACTGAGAAACCACCTGAGGTCGTTTCAGATCAAGTAATGCCAAATCAAGCTATATTACCTGATTCAGATGTCTAG
- a CDS encoding response regulator transcription factor: protein MSKVLILEDEESIRSFIVINLKRNGFEVIEAADGHEALHKLTTIPDIDIALLDVMVPGIDGFEVCRRVRETNERLGIIFLTAKVQEQDKVYALSVGADDHVSKPFSPTELIARIQSLLRRVNVHREQSAKVSFVSGPFTLDLISKHFKRDNEAIELTPTEFSLIQFFLEKENTPLSRDLLLDHVWGKEYMGDPKIVDVNIRRLRQKIENNPSEPEFLQTVWGHGYRWKGQVQ, encoded by the coding sequence ATGAGTAAAGTACTGATACTGGAAGATGAGGAGTCTATTCGTAGTTTTATTGTTATCAACTTGAAGCGTAATGGTTTCGAAGTGATAGAGGCTGCGGATGGGCATGAAGCTCTTCACAAGTTAACCACGATTCCTGATATTGATATCGCCCTATTGGATGTAATGGTTCCAGGTATTGATGGATTTGAAGTATGTAGACGAGTTAGAGAAACCAATGAACGTTTGGGTATTATTTTTCTGACTGCCAAGGTTCAAGAGCAAGATAAAGTGTATGCTTTATCCGTAGGTGCTGATGACCATGTTAGTAAGCCATTCAGCCCGACAGAACTGATAGCTAGAATTCAATCCTTGCTGCGTCGAGTGAACGTTCATCGTGAACAGTCAGCGAAGGTCTCTTTTGTTTCAGGTCCTTTCACCCTGGATCTAATTTCCAAACATTTCAAGCGTGATAATGAAGCGATTGAACTGACGCCAACGGAGTTTTCATTAATTCAATTCTTTCTTGAAAAAGAAAATACACCGCTCAGCCGCGATCTTCTGCTGGATCATGTGTGGGGTAAGGAGTATATGGGTGATCCCAAAATCGTGGATGTGAATATTCGTCGTCTGCGCCAAAAGATAGAAAATAATCCGTCGGAGCCAGAATTTTTGCAAACGGTATGGGGACACGGATATAGATGGAAAGGCCAAGTACAATGA
- a CDS encoding phosphonate ABC transporter ATP-binding protein, with amino-acid sequence MITVEHLAKAVGEDKNPVLQDIGFQLEPGEFVAILGASGSGKTTLLRCLALREKWDRGNFRVDGIDIMASAFTGKRKIRREWAYLEQNAELNPNRTALKNVLIGQSAQTPLWRMVTGMVRSDDYMGAMDELDALGLLDKAKMKASQLSGGERQRVAIARALTHGAKVILADEPVTGLDPKSAENVLETLRKLCKETGLTVITVLPIELAERFATRLWVLEDGRIKHDIKGRRLTFQERANL; translated from the coding sequence ATGATCACAGTTGAACACTTAGCCAAGGCAGTTGGGGAAGATAAAAATCCAGTTCTACAGGATATAGGCTTTCAATTAGAACCGGGTGAATTCGTAGCAATACTTGGAGCTAGCGGGAGCGGTAAGACGACTTTACTGCGCTGTTTAGCGTTGCGTGAGAAATGGGATAGAGGGAATTTTAGAGTAGACGGTATAGATATTATGGCGAGTGCCTTTACAGGTAAAAGAAAGATCCGCCGCGAGTGGGCTTACCTGGAGCAGAATGCAGAGCTCAATCCGAACCGTACTGCATTGAAAAATGTACTGATCGGCCAGTCCGCGCAAACGCCTTTATGGCGAATGGTTACTGGGATGGTACGTTCAGATGATTATATGGGTGCAATGGATGAATTGGATGCCCTCGGCCTTCTGGATAAGGCGAAGATGAAGGCGAGCCAACTTAGTGGTGGTGAAAGGCAGCGTGTAGCAATTGCGAGAGCATTGACTCATGGTGCGAAAGTGATTTTAGCGGATGAGCCGGTAACGGGATTAGATCCTAAGTCCGCAGAGAATGTGTTGGAAACATTGCGGAAGCTGTGTAAAGAAACTGGCCTTACAGTTATAACTGTACTTCCGATAGAATTAGCCGAACGTTTTGCTACTCGTCTTTGGGTACTAGAAGATGGCAGAATTAAGCATGATATAAAGGGGCGTAGGTTAACGTTCCAAGAACGTGCAAATCTTTAA
- a CDS encoding MFS transporter has product MRSNSKMNFMILITATIAAGLSQGMLLPVLSILLEQKGVSSSLNGLNAAALYIGSFGMTLIAERVLGAIGFKKLIAGGISLVLVSLLLFPFFPGIKIWFVLRLLVGVGDAAINYAAQLWVLLMTPAEHRGRNLSLYGMSYGLGFSLGPLGISLLRFGQATPFIVLAFLFLLVLILAVTMLPDSRPDKVESGESQVRRFGRCYSLAWFALIPALLYGFMEASLNSNFPVYGLRIGYSTDQIAALLPFAGIGGLLLQFPLGLWSDRFGRKKVLILTGIGGGIAFALLPLAGDHFKVTMVLLMIAGGLVGSFFSLGLSLAADILPRHLLPAANVVASFHFSIGSIIGPGIGGLLMQVGWGGGIFGLMGALYIMFGLLGLFFSPRQKI; this is encoded by the coding sequence ATTCGCAGTAACAGCAAAATGAATTTCATGATTCTTATTACCGCTACCATAGCGGCTGGACTCAGCCAAGGAATGCTGCTTCCCGTATTATCCATTCTATTGGAGCAGAAAGGAGTTTCCTCTTCGCTTAATGGACTAAATGCAGCGGCTCTATACATAGGATCATTCGGAATGACCTTGATTGCTGAAAGAGTTCTCGGAGCGATTGGATTCAAAAAATTGATTGCTGGCGGGATCAGCCTAGTCTTAGTAAGCTTACTTCTGTTCCCCTTTTTTCCTGGCATCAAAATATGGTTTGTATTGCGTTTGCTTGTTGGTGTTGGTGATGCAGCTATCAATTATGCCGCACAGCTATGGGTACTGCTAATGACGCCTGCCGAGCATCGCGGACGAAATCTATCCCTGTACGGGATGTCCTATGGCCTGGGCTTTAGCTTGGGACCGCTGGGAATTAGCCTGCTGCGATTTGGTCAGGCAACACCTTTTATAGTTCTAGCATTTCTTTTTTTATTAGTCCTAATACTTGCCGTTACAATGCTTCCGGATTCCCGCCCAGATAAAGTTGAGAGTGGAGAAAGCCAGGTACGCCGGTTTGGACGTTGTTACAGTTTAGCCTGGTTCGCCTTAATTCCTGCACTCTTATACGGTTTCATGGAAGCGAGTTTAAACAGTAATTTTCCAGTGTATGGCCTCCGGATCGGTTACAGCACGGATCAAATTGCAGCCTTATTGCCTTTTGCAGGTATAGGGGGACTGTTGTTACAATTCCCACTAGGGCTCTGGAGCGACCGTTTTGGTCGAAAGAAGGTATTGATTCTAACCGGGATTGGAGGCGGAATTGCCTTCGCATTGCTGCCGCTAGCAGGAGACCATTTTAAAGTGACTATGGTACTGCTGATGATTGCAGGTGGACTTGTAGGTTCCTTTTTCTCATTAGGGCTAAGCTTAGCTGCGGATATTTTACCACGACATCTACTGCCTGCTGCAAATGTGGTTGCTTCTTTTCATTTTAGTATAGGCAGTATTATAGGTCCAGGTATCGGCGGTTTGCTCATGCAAGTCGGCTGGGGCGGGGGGATTTTCGGTTTGATGGGCGCTTTATATATCATGTTCGGATTGCTTGGGTTATTTTTCTCGCCACGGCAAAAAATTTGA
- a CDS encoding ArsR/SmtB family transcription factor gives MEYELKIDVSPVYELLDSFMLYVTRKWISNLDIGSHWISDVEDRISSHKVTALMQAAEWPFTDYDVLYAWVYIRGPATSVLHFFDDLDSASIEECYQQIAPLIQEFTIEDALRIRNSYSPLLRLWYEQYFRHVEHKILPLLIEDASEKKMLESKMDPISLIEYASGGVVFEEIKDLKTIVLLPTVHNRPINTYCFYKTMVIVQYPVDVPLEDENEPPMVLLRMTKALSDPTRLRLLRYVAHEPKSLWEMQSDLNQSREMLMHHLMILRVAGLLRIHLRGEQDERFSIRPDGASELQMFLESYIYL, from the coding sequence ATGGAGTATGAATTAAAGATCGACGTATCGCCGGTGTATGAACTGCTAGACAGTTTTATGTTATATGTAACTAGAAAATGGATCTCCAATTTGGATATTGGTTCCCACTGGATAAGTGATGTGGAAGATCGCATTTCTTCTCATAAGGTAACAGCTTTAATGCAAGCCGCTGAGTGGCCATTTACGGATTATGATGTGCTGTATGCCTGGGTTTACATTCGAGGACCTGCAACCTCAGTGCTGCATTTCTTCGATGATCTGGATTCCGCTTCCATAGAAGAATGTTATCAGCAGATTGCTCCCCTCATTCAAGAGTTTACGATTGAAGATGCATTGCGGATCCGGAACAGCTATAGTCCACTCTTGCGTCTCTGGTACGAACAATACTTCCGCCATGTGGAGCACAAAATTTTACCGCTATTAATTGAAGATGCTTCTGAGAAAAAAATGCTTGAAAGCAAAATGGACCCCATTTCTTTAATTGAATACGCATCAGGCGGTGTAGTTTTCGAGGAGATTAAGGATCTAAAGACGATTGTATTATTGCCAACTGTTCATAATCGTCCGATTAACACCTACTGCTTCTACAAAACTATGGTGATCGTACAGTATCCTGTAGATGTGCCTTTAGAAGACGAAAATGAACCCCCTATGGTGCTGTTGCGCATGACTAAGGCGCTTTCCGACCCCACCAGACTTCGGTTACTCCGCTATGTCGCACATGAACCAAAGTCATTGTGGGAGATGCAATCCGATCTCAATCAATCCAGAGAAATGCTCATGCACCACCTTATGATTCTACGAGTAGCCGGCTTACTCCGCATCCATCTAAGAGGTGAACAAGACGAACGCTTCAGTATTCGTCCAGATGGCGCCTCAGAGCTTCAAATGTTCCTAGAGTCTTATATTTACCTATAG